One Nocardioides aromaticivorans genomic window carries:
- a CDS encoding sortase codes for MSDPTRTLVHDGEVDASPPPGRAEEHIRIAGGRAMLALSLLLGWFLLYLLVLSDFEQNHAQNVLYGELRTQLAEGTAPTGAPVRAGAPVALLDIPSLDVDSLVVVEGTRSRQLQDGPGHRPGTVLPGQQGVSVVAGRSTSYGRPFADLPDIERGAEVVVTTAQGRFEYVVSGIRVDGDPMPAPPGDGASRLILVTSSGSGSRLARLQPSHTVYVDAELRSGAAAAGPRSSADPEPTLLEPHVDRLTLAELALALQVLLGALAAFVWAWSRWSRRAAWIAGAPAVVAALWLVSSIGARLLPALI; via the coding sequence ATGAGCGACCCCACCCGCACCCTGGTCCACGACGGCGAGGTCGACGCCTCGCCGCCGCCCGGGCGCGCCGAGGAGCACATCCGGATCGCGGGAGGCCGCGCGATGCTCGCGCTGTCCCTGCTGCTCGGGTGGTTCCTCCTGTACCTGCTGGTTCTGAGCGACTTCGAGCAGAACCATGCACAGAACGTGCTCTACGGCGAGCTACGCACCCAGCTCGCCGAGGGCACGGCACCGACGGGCGCACCGGTGCGAGCCGGTGCGCCCGTCGCCCTGCTCGACATCCCCTCCCTCGACGTCGACTCGCTGGTCGTCGTGGAGGGCACGCGGTCCCGCCAGCTGCAGGACGGTCCGGGCCACCGCCCGGGCACCGTGCTGCCGGGACAGCAGGGCGTGAGTGTCGTGGCAGGCCGCTCGACGTCGTACGGCAGGCCGTTCGCGGACCTGCCCGACATCGAGCGTGGTGCCGAGGTCGTCGTGACGACCGCCCAGGGACGCTTCGAGTACGTCGTCTCCGGGATCCGGGTCGACGGCGACCCGATGCCCGCGCCCCCGGGGGACGGGGCGAGCCGGCTGATCCTGGTGACCTCCTCCGGCTCGGGCTCGCGCCTGGCGCGGCTCCAACCCTCCCACACCGTGTACGTCGACGCCGAGCTCCGCTCCGGCGCGGCCGCTGCCGGTCCGCGCTCGTCGGCGGACCCGGAGCCGACGCTGCTGGAGCCGCACGTCGACCGGCTCACCCTGGCCGAGCTCGCGCTCGCGCTGCAGGTGCTGCTGGGTGCCCTCGCCGCCTTCGTGTGGGCGTGGAGCCGCTGGTCGCGCAGGGCGGCGTGGATCGCGGGCGCGCCCGCGGTCGTGGCCGCGCTGTGGCTGGTCTCGTCGATCGGAGCCCGCCTCCTGCCTGCCCTCATCTGA
- a CDS encoding substrate-binding domain-containing protein, with translation MIRRTSASAAVLGLATVAGLAFTLTPAQADPAPQPDDVVATGSDIIQNSFNFLADGYHELPGYNTAGNRYRFINFDSSGDAQGRSAFTDPRLLPTITGNGTVGDADTKYVKQSDIKLLNPTIALRAGQDLVVRPSGGGGGGRDAIINDDQGWIDVGRSPDALNDTHQNLIQSKQGTKLYRVQIATDRQLIATATTTNAPATLSAETILKIYKGDITTWGQVPGYSGPAAGETIIPLILPTDAGMWNTFVKNVGQQNPGVSVTSDVLRSNPNKIQVQQNDPTAITNLPDAQRKNAIVPFPRGRYRTLNTGYYTQTFDGQKTNNYNTETGHRTPADASGIKLLDGDSTSDVLDKTAPYGGNFAYNALIRESDLTSNEPWQPGSTLNWVQALFYNPDGPLPFVRTPAGQALLEAAGVTPDYHVFGTNNAEIPVD, from the coding sequence ATGATCCGCAGGACGTCTGCTTCCGCAGCGGTGCTCGGCCTGGCGACCGTCGCCGGGCTCGCCTTCACCCTCACCCCCGCCCAGGCCGACCCGGCCCCCCAGCCCGACGACGTCGTGGCGACGGGCTCGGACATCATCCAGAACTCGTTCAACTTCCTCGCCGACGGCTACCACGAGCTGCCCGGCTACAACACGGCCGGCAACCGCTACCGGTTCATCAACTTCGACTCCTCGGGCGACGCCCAGGGCCGCAGCGCCTTCACCGACCCGCGCCTGCTGCCGACGATCACCGGCAACGGCACCGTCGGCGACGCCGACACCAAGTACGTCAAGCAGTCCGACATCAAGCTGCTCAACCCGACGATCGCGCTGCGCGCCGGCCAGGACCTCGTCGTCCGGCCCAGCGGCGGTGGCGGCGGCGGTCGCGACGCGATCATCAACGACGACCAGGGCTGGATCGACGTGGGCCGCAGCCCCGACGCGCTCAACGACACCCACCAGAACCTGATCCAGTCGAAGCAGGGCACCAAGCTCTACCGCGTCCAGATCGCCACCGACCGGCAGCTGATCGCGACGGCCACGACGACGAACGCGCCCGCGACCCTCTCGGCCGAGACGATCCTCAAGATCTACAAGGGCGACATCACCACGTGGGGCCAGGTGCCCGGTTACTCCGGCCCTGCTGCAGGCGAGACGATCATCCCGCTGATCCTGCCGACCGACGCGGGCATGTGGAACACCTTCGTCAAGAACGTCGGCCAGCAGAACCCCGGCGTCTCGGTCACCAGCGACGTGCTGCGCAGCAACCCGAACAAGATCCAGGTCCAGCAGAACGACCCGACCGCGATCACCAACCTGCCGGACGCGCAGCGCAAGAACGCGATCGTGCCGTTCCCGCGCGGGCGCTACCGCACGCTCAACACGGGCTACTACACGCAGACCTTCGACGGTCAGAAGACGAACAACTACAACACCGAGACCGGCCACCGCACCCCTGCGGACGCCAGCGGCATCAAGCTCCTCGACGGTGACAGCACCTCCGACGTGCTGGACAAGACGGCGCCGTACGGCGGCAACTTCGCCTACAACGCGCTGATCCGCGAGTCGGACCTGACGTCCAACGAGCCGTGGCAGCCGGGCAGCACGCTCAACTGGGTCCAGGCGCTGTTCTACAACCCGGACGGCCCGCTGCCCTTCGTGCGCACGCCTGCCGGCCAGGCCCTGCTCGAGGCGGCCGGCGTCACGCCGGACTACCACGTGTTCGGCACCAACAACGCAGAGATCCCGGTCGACTGA
- the pstC gene encoding phosphate ABC transporter permease subunit PstC has translation MSRVAVPTPPASSYEDPGEDVPRPIAVRYSVQDRVFLQVVRVLAFTVLVITSGIGIFLGIQSVPTLQHYGLSFFTEYRWLPSQDIVGIAAVVLGTIQVAVIALLIAFPLSLLTALYITDWAPGWARPLLVRAVDLMAAVPGIVFGLWVLIVVQPHATLVTHWISKHFGWIPFFKVRTDVDYPIWNQAPGYPSYAGSAAIAALAVAMMIYPMATSVMREVFSEAPAGEKEAALALGATRWAMVRTVVLPFGRGGVIGGTMLALGRALGETISVVMVISQAFEIKPNVLESGTATISALIASGFKEATPAQLSALLTAGFLLFVMTLVVNSLAAVVVARSRGGGVTEL, from the coding sequence ATGTCGCGTGTTGCTGTCCCGACGCCACCTGCGTCGTCCTACGAGGACCCGGGTGAGGACGTCCCACGGCCGATCGCCGTGCGGTACTCCGTGCAGGACCGGGTGTTCCTGCAGGTCGTGCGGGTGCTCGCCTTCACCGTCCTGGTCATCACCTCGGGCATCGGCATCTTCCTGGGGATCCAGTCCGTGCCGACGCTGCAGCACTACGGCCTTTCGTTCTTCACCGAGTACCGCTGGCTGCCCAGCCAGGACATCGTCGGCATCGCCGCGGTCGTGCTCGGCACGATCCAGGTCGCGGTCATCGCGCTGCTCATCGCCTTCCCGCTCTCGCTGCTGACCGCGCTCTACATCACCGACTGGGCCCCGGGCTGGGCCCGGCCGCTGCTCGTGCGTGCGGTGGACCTGATGGCCGCCGTGCCCGGCATCGTGTTCGGCCTGTGGGTGCTGATCGTCGTCCAGCCGCACGCCACGCTGGTGACCCACTGGATCAGCAAGCACTTCGGCTGGATCCCGTTCTTCAAGGTCCGCACCGACGTCGACTACCCGATCTGGAACCAGGCGCCGGGCTACCCGTCGTACGCGGGGTCGGCGGCGATCGCCGCGCTCGCCGTGGCGATGATGATCTACCCGATGGCGACCTCCGTGATGCGCGAGGTCTTCTCGGAGGCGCCGGCAGGCGAGAAGGAGGCGGCGCTCGCGCTGGGTGCCACCCGGTGGGCGATGGTGCGCACGGTGGTCCTGCCGTTCGGCCGCGGTGGGGTCATCGGCGGGACGATGCTGGCACTGGGCCGCGCGCTCGGCGAGACGATCTCCGTGGTGATGGTCATCTCGCAGGCCTTCGAGATCAAGCCGAACGTGCTGGAGTCCGGTACGGCGACCATCTCGGCGCTGATCGCGTCCGGGTTCAAGGAGGCCACGCCGGCGCAGCTCTCGGCCCTGCTGACCGCGGGCTTCCTGCTGTTCGTGATGACGCTCGTGGTCAACAGCCTGGCCGCGGTCGTCGTGGCCCGCTCGCGCGGAGGCGGGGTGACCGAGCTGTGA
- a CDS encoding substrate-binding domain-containing protein: MIATRTRMRVVRTVALLLAGYLAVAAGPGAASAAAPSYALIQGSGSSWAANAVNQWVADVDAKGLKVVYTANGAAQGRKDYANKSTDFGVTDSPYRGKDPTTGATDSSLGRSFAYLPVVAGGTAFPYNIEVGGKKIRNLRLSGDTLAKIFTNKISNWNDPAITSDNNGRALPSIPIIPVVRADGAGVTNQFSTWMTSQHAGLWKDCNGGKAAPTDYFPLNCGEARGPQRAQTGSDGVMNFIKAKGSVGAIAMEEYSYPLMAGYPVAKLLNKAGYFTLPTQYNVAVALTKAEINDNPSDPNYLTQKLDKVYVNPDKRTYPLSSYVYAIIPTAADDSRMTTAKRQTIVDFLKHSICEGQSEIGPIGYSPLPINLVQASFTQVNKLKKADPKVSFDASIIQNVKNCHNPTFVAGHPEQNLLAKIAPFPADCDRPGKGPCADGVGSYNDNPNGTGGPKGGTTDTGSDTPGAATTDTDGDGIPDAPAGAGDVPVAGGGADGTGAGTTSDDVQVVATTLDPDAGSGPPSVLAALVIGLFAGVLIVPPVVAQVVGRRRS; the protein is encoded by the coding sequence ATGATCGCCACGCGCACCCGGATGCGGGTCGTCCGCACCGTCGCGCTCCTGCTCGCCGGCTACCTCGCCGTCGCGGCCGGTCCCGGCGCGGCCAGCGCCGCCGCGCCGTCGTACGCGCTGATCCAGGGCTCCGGCTCCTCGTGGGCGGCCAACGCGGTCAACCAGTGGGTGGCCGACGTCGACGCCAAGGGACTCAAGGTCGTCTACACCGCCAACGGCGCGGCCCAGGGCCGCAAGGACTACGCCAACAAGTCCACGGACTTCGGCGTGACCGACTCGCCCTACCGGGGGAAGGACCCGACGACGGGCGCGACGGACTCCTCGCTCGGCCGTTCGTTCGCCTACCTGCCGGTCGTGGCCGGCGGTACGGCCTTCCCCTACAACATCGAGGTCGGCGGCAAGAAGATCCGCAACCTGCGCCTGTCGGGAGACACCCTGGCGAAGATCTTCACCAACAAGATCAGCAACTGGAACGACCCCGCGATCACCAGCGACAACAACGGCCGGGCGCTGCCGTCGATCCCGATCATCCCCGTGGTGCGCGCCGACGGCGCGGGTGTCACCAACCAGTTCAGCACGTGGATGACCAGCCAGCACGCGGGTCTCTGGAAGGACTGCAACGGCGGCAAGGCAGCCCCGACGGACTACTTCCCGCTCAACTGCGGCGAGGCCCGCGGTCCCCAGCGCGCGCAGACCGGCTCGGACGGCGTCATGAACTTCATCAAGGCCAAGGGCTCGGTCGGCGCCATCGCGATGGAGGAGTACTCCTACCCGCTGATGGCCGGCTACCCGGTCGCGAAACTGCTCAACAAGGCCGGCTACTTCACCCTGCCGACGCAGTACAACGTCGCGGTCGCGCTGACCAAGGCGGAGATCAACGACAACCCGAGCGACCCGAACTACCTGACCCAGAAGCTCGACAAGGTCTACGTCAACCCGGACAAGCGGACCTACCCGCTGTCGTCGTACGTGTACGCGATCATCCCGACCGCCGCCGACGACTCCCGGATGACGACGGCGAAGCGCCAGACGATCGTCGACTTCCTCAAGCACTCGATCTGCGAGGGCCAGTCGGAGATCGGCCCGATCGGCTACTCGCCGCTGCCGATCAACCTGGTCCAGGCGAGCTTCACCCAGGTCAACAAGCTGAAGAAGGCCGACCCCAAGGTGTCCTTCGACGCCTCGATCATCCAGAACGTCAAGAACTGCCACAACCCGACGTTCGTCGCCGGCCACCCCGAGCAGAACCTGCTCGCGAAGATCGCGCCCTTCCCGGCCGACTGTGACCGGCCCGGCAAGGGCCCGTGCGCCGACGGCGTGGGCTCCTACAACGACAACCCGAACGGGACCGGCGGCCCCAAGGGCGGTACGACGGACACCGGCTCCGACACGCCCGGTGCCGCGACGACCGACACCGACGGCGACGGCATCCCCGACGCCCCGGCGGGTGCCGGCGACGTCCCGGTGGCCGGCGGCGGCGCCGACGGCACCGGCGCCGGGACCACGAGCGACGACGTGCAGGTCGTCGCGACCACCCTCGACCCCGACGCGGGGTCCGGCCCGCCGTCGGTCCTGGCCGCGCTCGTGATCGGCCTGTTCGCCGGCGTGCTCATCGTGCCGCCCGTGGTGGCGCAGGTGGTCGGCCGGAGGCGGTCGTGA
- the pstA gene encoding phosphate ABC transporter permease PstA, which translates to MTAVETRPEARAEDRPQPQPEAVPAPETLRRAGHRTREDTLTLVGALVGATATTWVGYTQVLPFSGAVGFAVIWYAVFVAFYAGLTALTQPRRIVVDRVVASVVMAAPALVGLALLSTVVSTVWKGLPALTHWNFFFDDMAGVHADAPFTTGGIAHALVGTVIEVCIAVSIAMPLGVATAVYISEVGGRGAVLVRTVVEAMTALPSIVAGLFIYTVWIVNLGMETSGLAASLALAVMALPIMARASEVVLRVVPNGLREASYALGAGRWQTVWKVVLPTARPGLATALILGVARAVGETSPLLLTSGASTFFNANPTHNPMNSLPLFVYASVSTGSPEMEQRAYAGATVLLAVVLSLFLLARLAARGRKNR; encoded by the coding sequence GTGACCGCCGTCGAGACCCGGCCCGAGGCCCGTGCCGAGGACCGCCCGCAGCCGCAGCCCGAGGCGGTGCCCGCTCCCGAGACGCTCCGTCGCGCCGGGCACCGCACCCGGGAGGACACGCTGACCCTGGTCGGCGCGCTGGTCGGCGCGACCGCGACGACCTGGGTCGGCTACACGCAGGTGCTGCCGTTCTCGGGCGCCGTCGGCTTCGCCGTGATCTGGTACGCCGTCTTCGTCGCCTTCTACGCCGGCCTGACGGCGCTCACCCAGCCCCGCCGCATCGTCGTGGACCGCGTCGTCGCGTCGGTCGTGATGGCCGCTCCGGCGCTGGTCGGCCTCGCCCTGCTCAGCACGGTGGTCTCCACGGTGTGGAAGGGCCTGCCGGCCCTGACGCACTGGAACTTCTTCTTCGACGACATGGCCGGGGTGCACGCCGATGCGCCCTTCACGACGGGCGGTATCGCCCATGCGCTGGTCGGCACCGTCATCGAGGTCTGCATCGCCGTGTCCATCGCCATGCCGCTCGGCGTCGCGACGGCGGTCTACATCTCCGAGGTCGGCGGCCGGGGCGCGGTCCTCGTGCGCACCGTCGTGGAGGCGATGACCGCGCTGCCCTCGATCGTGGCGGGCCTGTTCATCTACACCGTCTGGATCGTCAACCTGGGCATGGAGACGAGCGGCCTCGCGGCTTCGCTCGCGCTCGCGGTGATGGCGCTGCCGATCATGGCCCGCGCGAGCGAGGTCGTCCTGCGCGTCGTGCCGAACGGCCTGCGCGAGGCGTCGTACGCCCTCGGCGCCGGGCGCTGGCAGACCGTGTGGAAGGTGGTCCTGCCGACCGCGCGCCCGGGCCTGGCGACCGCGCTCATCCTCGGCGTGGCCCGCGCGGTCGGCGAGACCTCGCCGCTGCTGCTGACCTCCGGCGCCTCGACCTTCTTCAACGCCAACCCGACCCACAACCCGATGAACTCGCTCCCGCTGTTCGTCTACGCCTCGGTGAGCACCGGAAGCCCGGAGATGGAGCAGCGCGCGTACGCCGGCGCGACCGTCCTGCTCGCCGTGGTGCTCTCGCTGTTCCTGCTCGCCCGCCTGGCGGCCAGGGGAAGGAAGAACCGATGA